The proteins below are encoded in one region of Vibrio sp. ED004:
- a CDS encoding SpoVR family protein — MTAKSNVAEKDKAAQKKNDKMLPDGPDWTFNLLEQYHVEIKRVAQHYRLDTYPNQIEVITSEQMMDAYSSIGMPINYNHWSFGKKFIQTEQNYKHGQMGLAYEIVINSDPCIAYLMEENTVTMQALVMAHACYGHNSFFKGNYLFQTWTDASSIIDYLLFAKKYISGCEEKYGVAEVEQLLDSCHALMNYGVDRYKRPEKISIAEETARQEEREAYLQSQVNELWRTVPQNKSKEEETKIRFPSEPQENILYFIEKNAPLLEPWQRECVRIVRKVSQYFYPQKQTQVMNEGWATFWHYTILNHLYDEGLVSDKFILEFLHSHTSVVAQPAYNSPYFSGINPYALGFAMFRDIRRICEEPTAEDREWFPELAGSDWLEAVHFAMHNFKDESFISQYLSPKIIRDFKLFSVLDDDRKNTIEVSAIHDDPGYRLIREKLAAQYNLSNLEPNIQVFNVDVRGDRSMTLQYVPHDRIPLDKGYDEVMKHLYRLWGFDVILEELKDTGHREILTTCPKRNDYGAKI; from the coding sequence ATGACAGCGAAATCAAACGTTGCAGAGAAAGACAAAGCTGCACAAAAGAAAAACGACAAGATGCTGCCTGATGGTCCAGATTGGACGTTCAACCTCTTAGAGCAATATCACGTAGAAATTAAGCGTGTGGCGCAGCATTACCGTTTAGACACTTACCCAAACCAGATTGAAGTGATTACTTCAGAGCAGATGATGGATGCTTACTCCAGTATTGGTATGCCTATCAACTATAACCACTGGTCATTTGGTAAGAAATTCATTCAAACCGAACAAAACTACAAGCATGGTCAAATGGGCCTAGCGTACGAAATCGTGATCAATTCCGATCCGTGTATCGCTTATCTGATGGAAGAAAACACGGTGACGATGCAGGCTCTAGTAATGGCGCACGCTTGTTACGGCCATAACTCCTTCTTTAAAGGCAACTACCTATTCCAAACTTGGACAGACGCAAGCTCTATCATCGATTACTTGCTGTTCGCTAAGAAGTACATTAGTGGTTGTGAAGAGAAATATGGTGTCGCTGAAGTCGAGCAGCTGCTTGATTCTTGCCATGCACTGATGAATTACGGCGTAGACAGGTACAAACGCCCTGAAAAGATTTCCATTGCAGAAGAAACGGCAAGACAAGAAGAGCGTGAAGCTTATCTACAGTCTCAAGTGAACGAGCTTTGGAGAACGGTTCCTCAAAACAAAAGTAAGGAAGAAGAGACCAAAATCCGCTTCCCTAGCGAGCCTCAAGAAAACATTCTCTACTTTATTGAGAAGAACGCCCCACTGCTTGAACCTTGGCAACGTGAATGTGTTCGTATTGTTCGCAAGGTAAGCCAATACTTCTACCCTCAGAAACAAACTCAAGTGATGAACGAAGGCTGGGCAACCTTCTGGCATTACACCATTCTTAACCATCTTTACGACGAAGGCTTGGTGAGTGATAAGTTCATCTTAGAGTTTCTACACAGTCACACCAGTGTGGTTGCTCAACCCGCCTACAACAGCCCTTATTTCAGTGGGATAAACCCTTATGCACTTGGCTTTGCGATGTTTAGAGACATCCGACGCATCTGTGAAGAGCCAACTGCTGAAGACAGAGAGTGGTTCCCTGAATTAGCAGGAAGTGATTGGTTAGAAGCGGTGCATTTCGCAATGCACAACTTCAAAGATGAAAGCTTTATCAGCCAATATCTTTCTCCAAAGATCATTCGTGATTTTAAGCTGTTTTCAGTGCTTGATGATGACCGAAAAAACACCATTGAAGTGAGTGCGATACACGATGATCCGGGCTATCGCCTGATCCGTGAGAAACTTGCAGCGCAATACAACCTCAGTAACCTTGAACCGAATATTCAGGTGTTTAACGTTGACGTTCGTGGTGACCGCTCAATGACGCTGCAGTATGTGCCTCATGACCGTATCCCGCTTGATAAAGGCTACGACGAAGTAATGAAGCATCTCTATCGCTTGTGGGGCTTTGACGTAATTCTTGAGGAGCTCAAAGACACAGGTCATCGAGAAATCCTGACCACTTGTCCGAAACGCAATGATTATGGAGCCAAGATTTAA
- the sohB gene encoding protease SohB yields MTLEFLLDYGLFLAKIATVVIAIIAILVIAKSVGGKSSAIKGELEITNLSEHHKQTIEQLEHHLHDDAFIKARDKAEKKAGKEKVKSRGKEVKKAAKEGELDSKREPHLFVLDFNGSIDAKEVASLREEVTAVLAVAREGDEVLLKLESGGGMVHGYGLASSQLDRIKAAGLPLTISVDKVAASGGYMMACIADKIVSAPFAIVGSIGVIAQLPNFNKLLKKHDIEFEQLTAGEYKRTLTMFGENSDKAREKFKEELEETHGLFKDFIRDHRPALDLDKVATGEHWFGTQAHELGLVDEIRTSDDLVVEACKDKTVLAIHYVQKKKLSDKLAGVAGKSADSVLMKLIERGQKPIV; encoded by the coding sequence ATGACATTGGAATTTTTGTTGGACTACGGCTTGTTTTTAGCCAAGATTGCGACCGTTGTAATCGCCATCATTGCAATTTTAGTCATTGCTAAATCTGTGGGTGGAAAATCAAGCGCGATTAAAGGTGAGCTGGAAATCACGAACCTATCTGAACACCATAAACAGACGATCGAACAATTAGAGCACCATCTACACGATGATGCTTTCATCAAAGCCCGTGATAAAGCAGAAAAGAAAGCGGGAAAAGAGAAAGTAAAATCACGCGGTAAAGAAGTGAAGAAAGCAGCGAAAGAGGGTGAGCTTGATAGCAAGCGTGAACCACACCTATTCGTTCTTGATTTTAACGGCAGCATTGATGCGAAAGAAGTGGCTTCATTACGTGAAGAGGTAACGGCGGTTCTAGCTGTGGCTCGTGAAGGCGATGAAGTATTGCTTAAGCTTGAATCTGGCGGTGGCATGGTCCACGGCTATGGTTTGGCGTCTTCTCAACTTGATCGTATTAAAGCAGCAGGTTTGCCTCTGACGATCTCGGTAGACAAAGTAGCAGCAAGTGGCGGTTACATGATGGCATGTATCGCAGACAAAATTGTGTCAGCACCTTTCGCTATCGTTGGCTCTATTGGTGTTATTGCTCAACTGCCAAACTTCAACAAATTGCTTAAAAAGCACGACATTGAGTTTGAACAGTTAACTGCGGGTGAGTATAAGCGCACTCTAACCATGTTTGGTGAGAACAGCGATAAAGCTCGTGAGAAGTTCAAAGAAGAGCTAGAAGAGACACATGGTCTATTCAAAGACTTCATTCGTGATCACCGCCCAGCGCTAGACCTTGATAAGGTTGCAACGGGTGAGCATTGGTTTGGTACACAAGCACATGAACTTGGGCTGGTGGATGAGATCCGTACTTCTGATGACTTAGTTGTTGAAGCATGCAAAGACAAGACGGTTCTGGCGATTCACTACGTACAGAAGAAAAAGCTGTCAGACAAATTAGCTGGCGTGGCAGGTAAATCTGCAGACAGCGTGTTGATGAAGCTGATTGAACGCGGTCAAAAGCCGATTGTTTAA
- a CDS encoding YciK family oxidoreductase — MDYPISTDALKDKVILVTGAGAGIGRQAALSFAQHGATVILLGRNVKNLEFIYDEIESAGYPQPAIIPLDLKGATKQNYIDMAETIESQFGRLDGLLHNAGVLGTLSPFEQIDEETFDDVMQINVKSEFLMTQALLPALKKAEAGRIVFTSSTVGHSGRAFWGTYAISKFATEGMMQILADELEDTNIRVNAINPGGTQTRMRAKAYPGEDANKLKTPLDIIPLYLHLMNPSVTDINGQCIDAQPK; from the coding sequence GTGGATTACCCAATCTCTACAGATGCCCTCAAAGATAAAGTAATTTTGGTTACAGGTGCCGGTGCTGGCATTGGTCGCCAAGCTGCACTAAGCTTCGCTCAACATGGCGCAACTGTCATTCTGTTAGGCCGCAATGTTAAAAACCTAGAATTCATTTACGATGAAATCGAAAGCGCTGGTTACCCACAGCCTGCGATTATCCCATTGGATTTAAAAGGTGCGACAAAGCAGAACTACATTGATATGGCTGAAACCATTGAATCGCAGTTCGGTCGTTTAGACGGTCTACTTCATAACGCTGGCGTTCTCGGTACGCTGAGCCCGTTTGAGCAGATTGATGAAGAAACCTTTGATGATGTTATGCAGATCAATGTGAAGTCTGAGTTCTTGATGACTCAAGCACTTTTACCTGCACTAAAGAAAGCGGAAGCGGGTCGTATCGTATTCACCTCTTCTACCGTTGGTCACTCTGGCCGTGCATTCTGGGGCACTTACGCGATTTCTAAGTTTGCTACCGAAGGTATGATGCAGATCTTAGCGGATGAGCTTGAAGACACAAACATCCGTGTTAACGCGATCAACCCGGGCGGCACTCAAACACGTATGCGTGCAAAAGCGTACCCAGGTGAAGATGCTAACAAGCTGAAAACCCCACTAGACATCATCCCACTGTACCTACACTTAATGAACCCAAGTGTGACAGACATTAATGGCCAATGTATCGACGCTCAACCTAAGTAG
- a CDS encoding IS3 family transposase: protein MRLPPYSLGIKNQGFVLNHKTVQRLMAQLNLKSTVRIKKYRSYRGESGTTAPNVLERDFSATQPDEKWVTDVTEFKVKEQKVYLSPVVDLFTQEVVAYRVAKNACLPLVTDMLTEAISTLKPNSKPIIHSDQGWQYRHRHYQKKVAESGLTQSMSRKGNCLDNAVAENFLLYSKQRCITTKALKMQML from the coding sequence ATACGGCTACCGCCGTATTCACTTGGAATTAAAAATCAGGGGTTCGTGCTCAATCATAAAACGGTTCAAAGGCTTATGGCTCAGCTCAACCTTAAATCGACGGTCAGGATTAAAAAGTATCGTTCATACCGAGGTGAGTCTGGAACAACTGCTCCTAACGTGCTTGAAAGAGATTTTAGTGCGACTCAACCCGATGAAAAATGGGTAACTGATGTCACGGAGTTCAAAGTCAAAGAGCAGAAAGTATACTTGTCTCCCGTTGTCGACTTGTTTACTCAGGAAGTGGTTGCTTATAGAGTGGCCAAAAATGCTTGTTTGCCGCTTGTCACGGATATGCTGACGGAGGCTATATCTACGCTTAAACCCAACTCAAAGCCAATTATACATAGCGATCAAGGTTGGCAATATCGTCATCGACACTATCAGAAAAAGGTAGCGGAGAGTGGGTTAACGCAAAGCATGTCGAGAAAAGGTAACTGCTTGGATAATGCTGTTGCTGAAAACTTTTTGCTTTACTCAAAACAGAGATGTATCACAACCAAAGCTTTGAAGATGCAGATGCTCTGA
- a CDS encoding helix-turn-helix domain-containing protein has translation MSKYSRELKCIIAKQYLDGTSSLYLAKQYSISSRQVRYWAQVFAIHGTASFLPTKHAATAQTKRKALNLMWTNEWSLTHTSAVLNLSSPGILSVWLKRFNELGIKGLKMRQKGKPSMKQQPQRTTKPDNEMTLEELKEELVYLRTENAVLKKLEELEQEKNRRTKKKRS, from the coding sequence ATGTCCAAATATAGCCGAGAGCTAAAATGTATCATTGCTAAGCAATACTTAGATGGCACGTCATCTCTCTACTTAGCCAAACAATATTCAATTTCGTCAAGACAGGTTCGGTATTGGGCTCAAGTGTTTGCCATCCACGGCACTGCTTCATTTTTACCAACTAAGCATGCTGCTACTGCTCAGACAAAACGAAAAGCATTGAATTTAATGTGGACGAATGAATGGTCTCTCACGCACACTAGCGCAGTATTAAACCTCTCATCCCCTGGGATACTCTCTGTCTGGCTCAAACGATTTAATGAGCTCGGTATCAAGGGGCTCAAAATGCGCCAGAAAGGAAAACCCTCAATGAAACAGCAACCTCAACGTACCACTAAGCCTGATAATGAAATGACACTTGAGGAGCTAAAAGAGGAGTTGGTCTACTTACGAACCGAGAATGCCGTTCTAAAAAAGTTGGAAGAGTTGGAGCAGGAAAAAAACCGTCGAACAAAGAAAAAGCGGTCATAG
- the imuA gene encoding translesion DNA synthesis-associated protein ImuA, with translation MHELIKNLQDRQLIWKGLQSTTQGSTTSTGYPQLDKQLDGGFPTHGVIEVESQQGIGELRLLTPYLAQQNSQKLAIFINPPGKICAEFFNGQNIPLENILIIQPQRDLDALWAAEQCLKSGACHSVLLWGADLEIHQTKRLQAASETGKCLQFHFKATSHNQLSLPVSLSMKLSSHTQGLKVEVTKRKGSWSYGSFILDMSQNWPLLTEKVIDENSSTNALSGNTVLAFPIAKQG, from the coding sequence ATGCATGAACTCATAAAAAACTTACAAGACCGCCAGTTAATCTGGAAAGGATTACAATCAACAACGCAAGGAAGTACCACTTCGACAGGCTATCCTCAATTGGATAAACAGCTTGATGGAGGCTTCCCGACGCACGGCGTTATTGAGGTTGAATCACAACAAGGGATCGGCGAACTTCGTCTACTCACGCCTTATTTAGCTCAACAAAACTCGCAAAAACTGGCCATATTCATTAACCCACCAGGGAAGATCTGTGCCGAATTTTTCAACGGCCAAAACATTCCACTAGAGAACATCCTAATCATCCAACCTCAACGTGATCTCGATGCATTATGGGCCGCAGAGCAGTGCCTCAAGAGTGGTGCCTGTCATTCTGTTTTGCTATGGGGAGCGGATCTAGAAATTCACCAAACCAAGCGCCTGCAAGCGGCAAGCGAAACGGGCAAATGTCTGCAATTTCATTTTAAAGCCACCAGCCATAATCAGTTATCCCTACCCGTATCTTTAAGCATGAAGCTGTCTTCTCACACCCAAGGGTTAAAGGTTGAAGTCACGAAAAGAAAAGGCAGCTGGTCGTATGGCAGTTTTATTCTGGACATGAGCCAGAACTGGCCGCTACTCACAGAAAAAGTCATCGATGAAAACAGCTCAACTAACGCCTTGTCTGGTAACACGGTGCTGGCTTTCCCTATTGCGAAGCAAGGCTAA
- a CDS encoding DNA polymerase Y family protein, with product MLWLYLHFSSLQLDTLFNSNELGSNEESHNQPLIIVDEKDHRVLQANQAALDSGITLDMGLGSAAALCHNLHVHPYSIELERNKLKEIAQWAYLVTSDMALLPPNGLLIKASNMLSLYDGLDNYWHELKSHLEALNIQFSFATGYSPLSAILLGKQAINQATNNVQQMKSWVNQQALSSSELPPKQVERLNRVGINIVKDLLKLPLQEVARRFDIDLVNYVGRLNGQFKHPIDFYHPPESFQQYLELLFDIENILFIEKPLLKLLNQLECFLKLRDRVAFELTLTLHLRDKDDHHVSFYSAQGDYLASKWANLTHLTLESLKITAPVQGLTLSLTRHGEPQMAYHDLFDGNTGTLAALDLLSLLQAKLGQACIQTPKIQQDPRPEKANQYSLPTLSHTAKKGRDPQELNQQATATNSINQQRLRPSILLPEPEALTENITLSQGPERIVSGWWDGEKIIRDYFIAHSENGRWLWVFRTPDKQWFLHGLFS from the coding sequence ATGCTGTGGCTGTATCTGCATTTCTCATCCCTACAATTGGACACCTTGTTTAACTCTAATGAATTGGGTTCGAACGAAGAATCACACAATCAGCCTCTTATCATCGTCGATGAGAAAGATCATCGTGTGCTGCAAGCTAACCAAGCCGCGCTGGACTCAGGCATTACACTGGACATGGGGCTAGGGTCTGCGGCGGCGCTTTGCCATAACTTACACGTCCATCCTTACAGTATTGAGCTAGAGAGAAATAAGCTGAAAGAGATAGCTCAATGGGCGTATCTGGTTACTTCTGACATGGCGTTATTGCCACCTAATGGTTTGTTGATTAAAGCTTCTAACATGCTGTCACTTTACGATGGGCTAGATAACTATTGGCATGAACTCAAAAGCCATTTAGAAGCGCTCAACATCCAGTTCAGCTTTGCCACGGGTTACTCACCGCTTTCTGCGATCCTTTTGGGCAAACAAGCGATCAACCAAGCAACGAACAATGTTCAACAGATGAAGAGTTGGGTTAACCAACAAGCTCTAAGTTCTAGCGAGCTACCACCTAAGCAAGTTGAGCGCCTGAACCGTGTCGGCATTAATATCGTTAAAGACCTATTGAAACTGCCTTTGCAAGAAGTCGCACGTCGCTTTGATATCGACTTGGTGAATTATGTTGGTCGTCTTAATGGGCAGTTCAAGCACCCTATTGATTTCTATCATCCACCAGAAAGCTTCCAGCAATATCTGGAGCTATTGTTTGATATTGAAAATATTCTATTTATCGAAAAGCCACTGCTGAAATTATTGAATCAACTGGAATGCTTTTTGAAGCTACGTGACAGAGTCGCGTTTGAGTTAACGCTGACTCTGCATCTTAGGGATAAAGACGATCATCATGTCTCTTTCTATTCAGCGCAGGGCGATTATCTTGCCAGCAAATGGGCGAACCTAACGCATCTGACCTTAGAGTCACTGAAGATCACAGCCCCCGTTCAAGGGCTCACTCTCTCGTTAACTCGTCATGGTGAACCTCAAATGGCCTACCATGATCTTTTTGATGGCAATACCGGAACGCTTGCTGCACTAGACCTACTTTCATTGTTACAGGCGAAGCTAGGACAGGCCTGCATTCAAACGCCGAAAATACAACAAGACCCTAGGCCAGAGAAAGCCAATCAATATTCGCTTCCAACACTAAGTCATACGGCGAAAAAGGGGCGAGATCCACAAGAACTCAATCAACAAGCCACAGCAACGAACAGCATTAACCAACAGCGACTCAGGCCCAGTATTTTACTGCCAGAACCTGAAGCATTAACCGAGAACATCACCTTATCTCAGGGCCCTGAGCGCATTGTTTCTGGGTGGTGGGATGGCGAAAAAATCATTCGCGACTACTTTATTGCTCACAGTGAAAACGGTCGATGGTTATGGGTATTCAGAACGCCCGATAAACAATGGTTCTTACACGGTTTGTTCAGCTAG
- a CDS encoding error-prone DNA polymerase, whose amino-acid sequence MSQQYSELFCQSNYSFLEGASHAEELVLQADFLRYKALAVTDECSVAGIVKVHSAIKQHKLSLKQIVGSMFWLNEECQVVLLCPNRQAYAELCRIITNARRRSSKGHYQLSEWDIMSAKHCFILWLPQQKNEDAYWGQWLSQHHSGRLWIGLQRHLKQTDQQYTDYCVELSQHHQLPITACGGVLMHNANRLPLQHSLTAIKYQKSVTEVGSHLLANAERCLRSINKLSHIFKAEWLEESNRISELCEFDLGSLRYEYPSELIPQGETPMSYLRMLVEKGKQARFPQGVPNDIQQIIDKELGLIGELDYPFFFLTIHDIVIFAKSQGILYQGRGSAANSVVCYCLEITSVDPRQISVLFERFISKERDEPPDIDVDFEHERREEVIQYIYKKYGRERAALAATVISYRFKSAVRDVGKALGLQETQLDYFIKNTNRRDKSLGWQAQLTQLGLQPDSLKGQQFIHLVNEIIGFPRHLSQHVGGFVISSGPLYELVPVENAAMHDRTIIQWDKDDLETLGLLKVDVLALGMLSAIRKCFDLIQRIHGRSLTIAEITRLKDDPQVYGMIQRADTVGIFQIESRAQMSMLPRLKPRTYYDLVIQIAIVRPGPIQGDMVHPFLKRRDGIEPISYPSKDVESVLSRTLGIPIFQEQVIKLAMVAAGFTGGEADQLRRAMAAWKKNGNVFKFKNKLIEGMQKRGYETEFAEQIFKQICGFGEYGFPESHSASFAVLAYCSAWLKRYYPECFYTSLLNSQPMGFYSPSQLVQDAQRHNVKVLPVCVNASQDDHTVISHQNGLALRLGMRQIKGLSEHGIQSVLANRPHSGYRHPSQVKQLSMNKKDIELLASANALHNVSGDRFQTRWAIMDSASDLPLFSQVYDDTEGGHGEHTLHKPNEMQDLLEDFTSVGISLNKHPITLLEEANRLGRFTHMKDLIQQRHKSMVTVVGLVTGKQSPGTAAGVTFVTLEDSTGNINVVVWGATARAQQQAYLTAKALKVQGILEKEGEVVHVIAGKLIDITDEIVGLKTKSRDFH is encoded by the coding sequence ATGTCTCAGCAATACTCAGAGCTTTTCTGTCAAAGTAATTACTCCTTTCTTGAGGGGGCTTCACACGCGGAAGAGCTAGTTTTACAGGCCGACTTTTTACGTTACAAAGCACTCGCTGTTACTGATGAGTGCTCGGTCGCGGGCATCGTGAAGGTTCACTCTGCAATCAAACAACACAAATTGTCGCTCAAACAAATTGTCGGGAGCATGTTTTGGCTAAATGAAGAGTGCCAAGTAGTCTTGTTATGCCCAAACAGACAAGCCTATGCCGAGTTGTGCCGCATTATTACCAATGCGAGACGTCGTAGCAGCAAAGGACATTATCAGCTCTCTGAGTGGGATATTATGTCGGCTAAGCACTGCTTCATTCTTTGGTTACCTCAACAAAAAAATGAAGACGCGTATTGGGGACAATGGCTTTCTCAACATCATTCCGGTCGGTTGTGGATTGGCTTACAGCGACACCTAAAACAGACCGACCAGCAATACACGGATTACTGTGTTGAACTGTCACAGCATCATCAATTGCCGATTACAGCTTGTGGTGGCGTGTTAATGCACAATGCTAATCGCTTGCCCTTACAGCACTCACTCACCGCGATTAAATATCAAAAATCAGTGACCGAAGTTGGCAGTCACTTACTGGCGAATGCCGAGCGCTGTTTGCGAAGCATCAATAAGCTCTCTCATATATTCAAAGCTGAGTGGCTGGAAGAGAGCAACCGAATTTCTGAACTGTGCGAATTTGATTTAGGTAGCCTACGTTACGAATACCCAAGTGAGCTGATCCCTCAAGGTGAGACACCCATGAGTTATCTGCGCATGTTGGTCGAGAAAGGGAAACAGGCTCGCTTTCCACAAGGTGTGCCTAATGACATTCAACAAATCATAGATAAAGAGTTGGGGCTGATTGGCGAGCTCGACTACCCTTTCTTTTTTCTCACGATCCACGACATCGTGATTTTTGCCAAAAGCCAAGGCATTCTTTACCAAGGTCGAGGGTCAGCGGCTAATTCCGTGGTCTGTTACTGCTTAGAAATCACCTCTGTCGACCCAAGACAAATCTCGGTGCTGTTTGAACGCTTCATCAGTAAAGAGCGTGACGAGCCGCCTGATATTGATGTCGATTTTGAACACGAGCGCCGTGAAGAAGTCATTCAATACATCTACAAAAAATACGGTAGAGAACGTGCTGCGCTTGCTGCTACGGTCATTTCTTATCGCTTTAAAAGCGCGGTAAGGGATGTAGGAAAAGCATTAGGGCTGCAAGAAACCCAGCTTGATTACTTCATTAAGAACACCAATCGCAGAGACAAAAGCCTAGGTTGGCAAGCTCAACTCACTCAATTGGGGCTGCAACCAGATTCTTTGAAAGGTCAGCAGTTTATCCATTTAGTGAATGAAATTATCGGCTTTCCACGTCATCTGTCTCAGCATGTGGGCGGCTTCGTGATCTCTTCTGGCCCTCTGTATGAATTGGTTCCTGTCGAAAATGCGGCGATGCACGATCGCACCATTATTCAATGGGATAAGGATGATCTTGAAACCTTGGGGCTACTTAAAGTTGATGTACTCGCATTGGGTATGCTCTCTGCGATTAGAAAATGCTTTGACCTGATCCAGCGTATTCATGGTCGCTCGTTAACGATCGCAGAGATCACTCGTCTCAAGGATGATCCTCAGGTTTACGGCATGATTCAGAGAGCAGACACGGTCGGTATATTCCAAATTGAGTCACGAGCGCAAATGAGCATGCTACCAAGGCTTAAACCAAGAACTTATTACGACCTAGTGATTCAAATCGCGATCGTACGTCCAGGACCAATTCAAGGTGATATGGTGCACCCATTCTTAAAGCGTCGAGATGGTATTGAGCCAATCAGCTACCCATCTAAGGATGTTGAATCAGTACTCTCGCGCACTTTAGGCATACCGATATTTCAAGAGCAAGTGATTAAGCTCGCGATGGTTGCCGCAGGTTTCACAGGGGGGGAGGCGGATCAGCTCAGACGCGCAATGGCCGCTTGGAAGAAAAATGGCAATGTCTTTAAGTTCAAAAACAAGCTCATCGAAGGCATGCAAAAACGAGGCTACGAAACCGAGTTTGCCGAACAAATATTTAAACAGATATGTGGCTTTGGTGAATACGGTTTCCCTGAAAGCCACTCGGCTTCGTTTGCGGTATTAGCTTATTGTTCAGCTTGGTTGAAACGCTACTACCCAGAGTGCTTTTATACTTCTTTGTTGAATAGCCAACCCATGGGCTTTTATAGCCCCTCGCAGTTGGTTCAAGATGCGCAGCGACACAATGTGAAGGTACTTCCTGTGTGTGTGAATGCCTCACAAGATGATCACACCGTGATATCTCACCAGAATGGTTTGGCGCTCCGATTAGGGATGAGGCAAATCAAAGGTTTGAGCGAGCACGGTATTCAGAGCGTACTTGCCAATCGCCCACATTCTGGTTATCGACACCCTAGCCAAGTAAAACAGCTATCGATGAATAAGAAGGACATTGAGTTGCTCGCATCAGCCAACGCGCTGCACAATGTTTCGGGAGACCGTTTTCAGACGCGCTGGGCGATAATGGACTCTGCTTCTGACCTACCTCTGTTTAGCCAAGTCTATGACGATACTGAGGGTGGGCATGGCGAACACACATTGCACAAACCCAATGAGATGCAGGATTTACTTGAGGACTTCACCAGTGTAGGGATTTCATTGAACAAACACCCTATCACTTTGCTAGAAGAAGCGAACCGATTAGGTCGATTTACTCATATGAAAGACTTGATACAACAAAGACACAAATCCATGGTCACCGTTGTCGGGCTAGTTACAGGTAAGCAATCACCGGGGACTGCGGCAGGTGTCACCTTTGTCACACTGGAGGACAGCACTGGCAATATCAACGTGGTGGTATGGGGAGCCACTGCGCGTG